Proteins encoded in a region of the Elusimicrobiota bacterium genome:
- a CDS encoding right-handed parallel beta-helix repeat-containing protein: protein MNKIFFFLITILIFIFTSTLSSTIYYIQTDGNDSNSGTNTGSSSAWCHINYAASKVLAGDIVYIKAGNYGKENVDMTVDGTNASPIVFEGYRNTPGDNPQLNYKYGDSLDATVMPLLDGGDRATAGIGISLISRKYVTVKNIQITNYNRGVYGYGAQNVTVANIITTRLGDINADYDGTGIKIGSNANNCIISSCVVLNACAEGIISEAGNNNLIENCKVYADDNTTGEKSATDYYINVSGNNNIIKNCYIERIGNLAHAGHGIEFEGTDAGDTENNHAINCITRNLGSGLSVRNRGAKYNLFENCTAYDGDAGLRIRDGASYNTFKNCHTVATASAVVFFDTEADGGAQYCGRYNSFTNCLFENTQGNVIDFFYYNLESPADNNTFTNCVIYGGEYLFNSDRTNYSNKMVNSIVTGVHNYLTHQHYPSIAYPLDFTFTYTDFWSNGFFPPTGTRNILAAPLFNDAANSDFHLKSQYGRWNGTTWVNDTVTSPCIDAGNPASAYSNEPAPNGGRINMGMYGNTTEASKSLSDTTTSSLKDLSKVKIYPNPYNPKKQSQGLTIDGLSDNTVIKIYTINGELITKLSESGGSVVWDGKNAGGKLVASGVYIVYIEAATEIKKLKIAVEK from the coding sequence ATGAATAAAATATTTTTCTTTTTAATTACTATTCTAATATTCATTTTTACCTCAACACTTTCTTCCACCATATATTATATTCAAACCGATGGTAACGATTCCAATAGTGGCACTAATACCGGTTCGTCTTCTGCGTGGTGTCATATCAATTATGCAGCCAGTAAAGTTCTCGCAGGAGACATTGTTTATATCAAGGCAGGCAATTATGGAAAAGAAAATGTAGATATGACAGTTGACGGCACTAATGCAAGTCCTATTGTCTTTGAGGGTTATAGAAATACTCCCGGTGATAATCCGCAGTTGAATTATAAATATGGTGATAGCCTTGACGCTACTGTAATGCCCTTACTTGACGGCGGTGATAGAGCTACAGCAGGAATCGGTATCAGTTTAATTTCGCGAAAATATGTCACAGTAAAAAATATCCAAATAACAAATTACAATAGAGGGGTCTATGGTTATGGAGCTCAAAATGTAACAGTAGCCAATATAATTACAACTCGTTTGGGTGATATCAATGCTGACTATGATGGAACCGGAATTAAAATTGGTTCTAATGCAAACAATTGCATAATTAGCAGTTGTGTTGTTCTTAATGCATGTGCAGAAGGTATTATTTCGGAAGCTGGAAATAACAATTTAATTGAAAATTGTAAAGTTTATGCAGATGATAACACAACTGGTGAAAAAAGCGCCACAGATTATTATATAAATGTGTCCGGTAACAATAATATAATTAAAAATTGTTACATTGAACGTATTGGAAACTTAGCACATGCAGGTCATGGAATAGAATTTGAAGGTACTGATGCTGGTGATACCGAGAATAATCATGCAATAAATTGTATAACAAGAAATCTCGGATCTGGTCTTTCTGTAAGAAATAGGGGTGCTAAATACAACTTATTTGAAAACTGTACTGCTTATGATGGTGACGCTGGTTTGCGAATCAGGGATGGTGCCAGTTATAACACATTCAAAAATTGCCATACTGTAGCAACCGCGAGTGCAGTTGTATTTTTTGATACTGAAGCAGATGGAGGCGCACAATACTGCGGCAGATATAATTCTTTTACCAACTGCCTGTTTGAAAATACGCAGGGAAATGTTATAGATTTCTTTTATTATAATTTAGAATCTCCTGCTGACAATAACACTTTTACTAATTGTGTTATATATGGCGGCGAGTATTTATTTAACTCTGACCGCACCAATTATAGTAATAAAATGGTAAACTCTATTGTAACCGGCGTTCATAATTATCTAACCCATCAACACTATCCATCTATTGCTTATCCTTTAGACTTTACTTTTACTTACACAGATTTCTGGAGTAACGGCTTTTTTCCGCCGACAGGAACTAGAAATATTTTGGCTGCTCCACTTTTCAATGATGCTGCGAACAGTGACTTTCATCTCAAATCCCAATACGGACGTTGGAATGGTACTACATGGGTAAATGATACTGTAACCTCACCTTGTATTGACGCCGGAAATCCGGCATCAGCATATTCTAATGAACCTGCTCCTAACGGCGGAAGAATAAACATGGGAATGTATGGCAATACAACCGAAGCAAGTAAAAGCTTGTCTGACACAACAACATCATCACTGAAAGATTTAAGTAAAGTAAAAATTTATCCAAATCCATATAATCCGAAAAAACAATCACAAGGATTAACAATAGATGGCTTATCAGATAATACAGTCATCAAAATATACACGATAAATGGGGAATTGATTACAAAATTATCAGAATCTGGTGGCAGTGTAGTGTGGGATGGAAAAAATGCAGGTGGAAAGTTAGTAGCAAGTGGTGTATATATAGTTTATATAGAAGCTGCGACTGAAATAAAAAAATTAAAGATTGCAGTAGAAAAGTAG
- a CDS encoding right-handed parallel beta-helix repeat-containing protein has product MNMIKKRTFSFLISILLLILNSTLFCTIYYVQTDGNDSNSGRNTGSSYAWRHINYAAGKAIAGDTVYIKAGNYGKENVYVAVNGTSASPIVFEGYKNTPGDNPQLNYKYGDSLDATVMPLIDGGDRANAGLGISLSSRKYITVKNIQITNYNMGVYGYGAQNVTVANIITTRLGDINAEYDGTGIKFGANANNCIISSCVVLNACAQGIILEGDDNLTENSKVYADDNTTGEKSATDYYINVAGNNNIVRNCYIERIGNLAHGGHGIEFESAGTDTTENNQAINCITRNLGAGFSVRHRGAKNNLFENCIAYDGDIGLRIRDGASYNTFKNCHTVKTYSGVAFLDTDEDGGAQYCGRYNSLTNCIFENTRGNVINFFYYSLESPADNNTFTNCVISGGNYLFNTDRTNYSNKMVNCIVTGVTNYLTHQQYPSIAYPLDFTFTYTDFWSNGFSAPAGTGNISTNPFFNNAANGDFHIKSQYGRWTGTSWVNDTVTSPCLDAGDPVSSYSNEPFYNGGRINIGAYGNTTEASKSLSDEITPSVVANLSTNSPGTNSIILNWSAPGDDGTVGTVSVYDLRYATYSITNSNWDNNATHQCTDEPVPQIYGTNQSYTVQGLSPNKTYFFSVKSADEKPNWSSVSNSPSGKTKVNTAPVLSWSGDTGYTTDGLEPETGSNKTNFTYKVKYSDIDNNAPKEGYPKVHIKKGSTEISGSPFIMVAANANSPSTGRNYSLTTKLSVLGNDYSYFFEAQDINDAVATGLAAATVDSPDINMLICNIEGDVKVYKNSSGISDVQMVISGLSATAPLADIKINSSFTTGISGNYELSDLTGSSNFSVTPVKTGWRFWPKNMEYSMLDNDLVGQNYVGRPFSVTMLINPMVQVSSGMSVTPMIDSSGIDSEISVTVPMGAFSLITTLTLTSTEVPVSNNNMIKVVGYGVAISNDKNLQPTKGIIITINYDDSSISGYNKDNLVIGRYNETNKYWEVLPTTKNGMNKLVAGSNHLSKFALLELVPTIDLSNIKIYPNPYNPAIAVHGKLKVTNLPINSIIKLYSVTGELVRELKELDFGNLGWLEWDGKNSDGDNVSRGVYIYQIEDSAGSKKTGKIGLIK; this is encoded by the coding sequence ATGAATATGATAAAAAAGAGAACATTCTCATTTTTAATTAGTATTTTGCTGCTTATACTTAACTCAACTCTTTTTTGCACTATATATTATGTTCAGACCGATGGTAACGATTCCAATAGTGGAAGAAACACTGGTTCATCTTATGCGTGGCGTCACATTAATTACGCAGCAGGCAAAGCTATAGCAGGAGACACTGTATATATCAAGGCAGGTAATTATGGGAAAGAGAATGTATATGTGGCAGTTAACGGGACTAGTGCAAGCCCTATCGTCTTTGAAGGTTATAAAAATACTCCGGGTGATAATCCGCAGTTGAATTATAAATATGGTGATAGCCTTGATGCCACTGTAATGCCCTTAATTGACGGTGGTGATAGGGCTAATGCAGGATTAGGTATCAGTTTAAGTTCTAGAAAATATATCACAGTAAAAAATATCCAAATTACAAATTATAATATGGGGGTCTATGGTTATGGAGCTCAAAATGTAACAGTAGCTAATATAATTACAACCCGTTTGGGTGATATCAATGCTGAGTATGACGGAACTGGGATTAAGTTTGGTGCTAATGCAAACAATTGCATAATTAGTAGTTGTGTCGTGCTAAATGCATGTGCACAAGGTATAATTTTGGAAGGAGATGACAACCTCACTGAAAATTCTAAAGTTTACGCTGATGATAACACAACCGGTGAAAAGAGTGCTACTGATTATTATATAAATGTGGCCGGTAACAATAATATAGTTAGAAACTGTTATATTGAACGTATTGGAAATTTAGCTCATGGAGGTCATGGAATAGAGTTTGAAAGTGCTGGTACTGATACTACCGAAAACAATCAGGCAATAAATTGTATAACAAGAAATCTCGGAGCCGGTTTTTCTGTAAGACATCGGGGTGCTAAAAACAACTTATTTGAAAATTGTATCGCTTATGATGGCGATATCGGTTTGAGAATCAGGGACGGTGCCAGCTATAATACATTCAAAAACTGTCATACAGTAAAGACTTATAGCGGGGTTGCATTTTTAGACACCGATGAAGATGGAGGTGCTCAATATTGCGGTAGATATAATTCTCTTACTAACTGCATATTTGAAAATACGCGAGGCAATGTAATTAATTTCTTTTATTATAGTTTAGAATCACCTGCTGATAATAACACTTTTACTAATTGCGTTATATCCGGCGGCAATTACCTATTTAACACCGACCGTACCAATTACAGTAATAAAATGGTAAACTGCATAGTAACCGGAGTAACTAATTATCTAACTCATCAACAATATCCCTCTATAGCTTATCCTTTAGACTTTACTTTTACATATACGGATTTCTGGAGTAATGGTTTTAGTGCGCCAGCCGGAACCGGCAATATTTCTACGAATCCGTTTTTCAATAATGCTGCTAACGGTGACTTTCATATCAAATCCCAATACGGTCGCTGGACCGGAACTTCATGGGTAAATGATACAGTAACTTCACCTTGCCTTGATGCCGGAGATCCTGTATCATCTTATTCTAATGAACCTTTTTATAATGGTGGAAGAATAAATATAGGGGCGTATGGTAATACCACCGAAGCAAGTAAAAGCTTATCTGATGAAATAACTCCTTCGGTAGTAGCTAACTTATCTACAAACAGTCCCGGCACCAATAGTATCATATTAAATTGGAGTGCTCCCGGTGACGATGGAACTGTAGGCACAGTGAGTGTGTATGATCTCCGTTATGCAACTTATAGTATAACAAACAGTAACTGGGATAATAATGCAACTCATCAATGCACGGACGAACCCGTACCGCAGATATATGGTACAAACCAGAGTTACACTGTTCAAGGTTTGAGTCCGAACAAGACATATTTCTTTTCAGTAAAATCAGCAGATGAAAAACCTAATTGGTCATCAGTATCCAATAGTCCGAGTGGTAAGACTAAAGTTAACACAGCACCTGTCCTAAGTTGGTCGGGAGATACAGGTTATACAACTGATGGTTTAGAGCCGGAGACCGGTTCAAATAAAACAAATTTTACATATAAGGTAAAGTATTCTGATATAGATAATAATGCACCAAAGGAAGGTTATCCAAAAGTACACATCAAGAAAGGGAGTACTGAGATAAGTGGTAGCCCATTTATAATGGTTGCGGCGAATGCAAATTCGCCATCAACCGGCAGAAATTATAGTTTGACAACTAAATTAAGTGTGTTAGGTAATGATTATAGTTATTTCTTTGAAGCACAAGACATAAACGATGCTGTAGCAACAGGTTTAGCTGCAGCAACAGTTGATTCACCTGATATAAATATGCTAATATGTAACATTGAGGGTGATGTGAAAGTATACAAGAATAGTAGCGGAATAAGTGATGTTCAGATGGTTATAAGTGGTTTGTCCGCTACTGCACCATTGGCGGATATAAAAATAAACAGCAGTTTTACAACCGGAATATCAGGCAATTATGAGCTTTCGGATTTGACAGGTAGCAGTAATTTCAGTGTAACACCTGTAAAGACTGGCTGGCGGTTTTGGCCTAAAAACATGGAATATTCTATGTTAGATAATGATCTTGTCGGTCAGAATTATGTAGGCAGACCGTTCAGTGTCACAATGTTAATTAATCCGATGGTACAGGTGAGCAGTGGTATGTCAGTAACACCAATGATAGACAGTAGCGGTATAGACAGCGAGATAAGCGTAACAGTACCTATGGGTGCATTTTCCTTAATAACAACTTTAACACTGACATCTACAGAAGTGCCTGTAAGTAATAACAATATGATAAAAGTAGTAGGATATGGAGTAGCTATATCGAATGATAAGAACCTCCAGCCAACTAAAGGAATAATAATAACTATAAATTATGATGATAGCAGTATATCAGGTTACAATAAGGATAATTTAGTAATAGGTAGATATAATGAGACAAATAAGTATTGGGAAGTGTTACCTACGACAAAGAATGGTATGAACAAGTTGGTAGCCGGGAGTAATCATTTAAGCAAGTTTGCGTTATTGGAATTAGTTCCAACAATTGATTTAAGTAATATAAAAATATATCCTAATCCTTATAACCCTGCTATAGCAGTCCATGGTAAGTTAAAAGTGACAAATTTACCAATAAATAGTATAATAAAGTTGTATAGTGTAACAGGTGAATTAGTGAGGGAATTAAAAGAGCTCGATTTTGGCAACCTTGGATGGCTCGAGTGGGATGGCAAGAATTCTGATGGAGACAATGTAAGCAGAGGAGTATACATATACCAGATAGAAGATTCTGCCGGCAGCAAGAAGACAGGAAAAATAGGATTAATTAAATAA
- a CDS encoding carbohydrate-binding protein, whose protein sequence is MSRQKLLNINSMFIVCMFASSILSGVTDTTPPAKITYFVTAFPTSKSITLVWRSVGDDGNTGTATKYDIRYSLSPIITEAEWNSASKVNCDITPSPAGSAESFIVFGLIPTTKYYFAIKAGDEVPNWSPLSKSPSVTTPALTDITPPGKIIDLAITNQTPTSVTLTWTAPGNDDNSKGLASRYIPYDMDRKNPIPQSQLPYRSASRYIPYDIRYSFSPITDANWDSATKVKGTPTAQEMSKQETFTVVGLSPSTKYYFAIKTADEVPNWSSVSNSPSNTTKVIGVNVPYKGVPFQIPGKIELEDYDTGGEETSYHDTTTGNSGNAYRTTEAVDVETCSDAGGGYSVGWAVAGEWLKYTTTVKKTGTYTVEVRVAYGGTGGIFHIEFDDIDKTGPMAVPDTGGWQNWQTIKKTGVSLTAGKHVMKLALDTNGNEAIGNFNYINIISGGQPNITSDIISNDNSKISSSKNNQFFHEGAIFPNPNLAPINPPYIISGRGGPGEQPHETAIISSYKGATKLWYDEMTAKGKLPIPFTDCVRNDTSKSTDPWWLDTEEKMYTTYLKIAQEGYYGIEIDEWAAGDWDSRAQESINAVRRLKKQYPNIFIDADISGAFIDGIIAGGSDVIDLYMPEIYFYRSDSNRDYRTIIKEVVKSINSYGLEGKSMGLFSGGGEDTGTPPDVDLWIKYLRAESPQIAGFGLGIFKLYHLNTNERAKYDKVMDDNFFKLSPSVSITTPANNTLVNGIVKISVRATKNNETDNPVVSYRYFIDNKLIEISSSPEYSWNTTGYSKGKHIITVHAVATDYLAGVHQINVTLKSSP, encoded by the coding sequence ATGTCCAGACAAAAATTGTTGAATATAAACAGTATGTTTATAGTGTGTATGTTTGCGAGTAGTATTTTGTCAGGTGTAACTGACACAACACCGCCTGCCAAGATAACATATTTTGTTACTGCATTTCCTACATCCAAGTCAATCACACTTGTCTGGCGGTCAGTTGGTGATGACGGTAATACTGGCACAGCAACAAAATATGATATCAGGTATTCTCTTTCACCTATAATAACGGAAGCGGAATGGAACTCTGCCAGTAAAGTTAATTGTGATATAACTCCAAGTCCTGCCGGTTCTGCTGAATCATTTATTGTCTTCGGACTTATACCTACAACAAAATACTATTTCGCAATCAAGGCAGGAGACGAAGTTCCTAACTGGTCGCCATTATCTAAATCTCCGAGTGTCACAACCCCTGCTCTTACAGATATAACACCACCTGGTAAAATAATTGATTTAGCAATAACAAACCAGACACCGACATCAGTTACACTTACTTGGACCGCTCCCGGCAATGATGACAACAGTAAAGGTTTGGCTTCAAGATATATACCATATGATATGGACCGCAAAAACCCAATCCCGCAATCTCAATTACCATATCGTTCGGCTTCAAGATATATACCCTATGACATAAGATACTCATTTTCACCGATAACTGACGCTAACTGGGATTCTGCAACTAAAGTAAAAGGGACACCAACGGCACAAGAAATGTCTAAACAAGAGACATTCACTGTTGTTGGTCTTTCACCTTCAACTAAATATTATTTCGCAATAAAAACCGCAGATGAAGTACCTAACTGGTCAAGCGTATCAAATAGTCCTAGTAACACAACAAAAGTTATTGGTGTAAATGTTCCATATAAAGGAGTACCTTTTCAGATACCAGGTAAAATAGAATTAGAAGATTATGATACTGGCGGAGAAGAAACATCATATCACGATACGACAACAGGTAACTCTGGAAATGCGTACCGCACAACAGAAGCTGTAGATGTTGAAACTTGCAGTGATGCAGGCGGGGGTTATAGTGTAGGCTGGGCAGTCGCCGGTGAATGGTTAAAATATACAACAACTGTAAAGAAAACTGGAACATATACAGTAGAAGTGCGGGTAGCGTATGGTGGTACCGGAGGAATTTTTCATATAGAATTTGACGATATTGATAAGACAGGTCCAATGGCAGTACCTGACACAGGCGGTTGGCAGAACTGGCAAACAATAAAAAAGACTGGGGTAAGTTTAACTGCGGGAAAACATGTAATGAAATTAGCATTGGACACTAATGGTAACGAAGCTATAGGTAATTTTAATTACATCAATATAATATCAGGAGGTCAACCAAATATTACTTCCGATATTATTTCAAATGATAATTCTAAAATTTCTTCGTCAAAAAACAATCAGTTCTTTCACGAAGGTGCGATATTTCCAAATCCTAATCTTGCACCTATAAATCCGCCATATATAATTTCGGGGCGAGGTGGTCCCGGCGAGCAGCCTCACGAAACTGCTATTATTTCTAGTTATAAGGGAGCTACTAAGTTATGGTATGATGAAATGACAGCTAAAGGAAAACTACCGATACCATTTACTGATTGTGTAAGGAATGATACCTCAAAAAGCACTGACCCGTGGTGGCTTGACACCGAAGAAAAGATGTATACTACTTATCTAAAAATTGCACAGGAAGGATATTATGGTATCGAAATAGATGAATGGGCTGCAGGGGACTGGGATTCGCGAGCACAAGAATCAATCAATGCTGTTAGACGATTAAAAAAGCAATACCCCAATATTTTTATTGATGCTGATATTTCCGGTGCTTTTATTGACGGAATAATAGCAGGTGGGAGTGATGTCATAGATTTATATATGCCGGAGATATATTTTTACCGTAGTGATTCGAATAGGGACTACAGAACAATTATCAAGGAAGTTGTTAAGTCTATAAATTCCTACGGGCTTGAAGGAAAAAGTATGGGTCTATTTAGTGGTGGAGGCGAGGACACCGGCACTCCACCGGATGTTGATTTATGGATAAAATACCTGCGTGCAGAATCACCTCAAATAGCCGGTTTTGGGTTAGGAATATTTAAACTTTATCATTTGAATACTAATGAAAGGGCGAAATATGACAAGGTGATGGATGATAACTTCTTTAAGTTATCACCGTCTGTTTCTATTACCACTCCAGCTAATAATACACTTGTAAACGGAATAGTTAAAATTTCTGTTAGAGCTACAAAGAATAACGAAACGGACAATCCTGTTGTTTCTTATCGTTATTTCATTGATAATAAACTAATCGAAATATCATCAAGTCCTGAATATTCATGGAACACAACCGGTTACTCAAAAGGCAAACATATAATAACAGTCCACGCAGTAGCAACTGATTATCTTGCCGGTGTCCATCAAATAAACGTAACGTTAAAAAGTAGTCCGTAG
- a CDS encoding sugar phosphate isomerase/epimerase, which translates to MVKRLKMSFMSFTCPQASLDQFIGYAKQYGYDGIEPRAEEKHNHGIETKLSKTGRATIRKKIEQSGIACCCIATSRIYCYTDKTVVKDNYEKTLELIQLAHDIGCPRLRVFGGDVPEGMSMNDGIDIVAEGLKQVAPEAEKAGVTICLETHDSFMRADDCSAIVKKVNSPAVGITWDIMHPFTKGMTIDEAYGYVKGLVRHCHIHDGIYEEPGKKPKLALMGKGQIPNNRAVVLLSADNYDGYLSGEWINAWPPEEVLPHDIKVMHEYMNAAQSSQL; encoded by the coding sequence ATGGTTAAACGTTTAAAAATGTCGTTTATGAGTTTTACCTGTCCGCAAGCGTCTTTGGATCAGTTTATTGGTTATGCAAAGCAGTATGGTTATGATGGAATAGAACCAAGAGCAGAAGAAAAACATAACCATGGAATTGAAACAAAACTAAGTAAAACAGGTAGAGCTACAATTCGGAAAAAAATAGAACAAAGTGGAATTGCATGTTGTTGCATTGCAACATCGAGAATTTACTGTTATACGGATAAAACAGTTGTTAAAGATAATTATGAGAAAACCTTGGAACTAATCCAACTCGCACATGACATTGGCTGTCCCCGGTTACGCGTTTTTGGCGGCGATGTTCCTGAAGGTATGTCTATGAATGATGGTATTGATATTGTTGCAGAAGGTCTAAAACAAGTTGCTCCTGAAGCAGAAAAAGCAGGAGTAACTATATGTTTGGAAACGCATGACAGTTTTATGCGTGCAGATGATTGTTCAGCCATAGTTAAAAAAGTTAATTCGCCTGCAGTTGGTATTACCTGGGATATTATGCACCCATTCACCAAAGGTATGACCATAGATGAAGCATATGGTTATGTTAAAGGATTAGTCCGACATTGTCATATTCACGACGGCATATATGAAGAACCCGGGAAAAAACCAAAATTAGCACTAATGGGTAAGGGACAAATTCCAAACAATCGTGCAGTTGTTTTGCTATCAGCAGATAATTATGACGGATATTTATCAGGTGAATGGATTAACGCATGGCCGCCAGAAGAGGTATTACCGCACGATATAAAAGTCATGCATGAGTATATGAATGCAGCACAATCCTCCCAGTTGTAG
- a CDS encoding Gfo/Idh/MocA family oxidoreductase, translating to MKKQVNIGIIGCGVIGKKHIKNATESELMNVTAIADVREDIVSSVATEFGIKKFYTDSHALINDPEVEAVVVALPTGIRMPVVLDAMKSGKHVLIEKPIAKNAAEVQQMISARNTNIIVGCCSSRFRQLKPAQIATDLVSSGVLGQIRLVRCRGVSAAGEPPKKPPIPWRYSKKLNSGGIFVNWGCYDLDYILGILGWKLKPRKVLAHMWYIQPQYKLYVAEGSDAETHIVALITCDDGTVIELERGEYLTTQSEDVCQIIGTKGSLRLQMVVDEKTKIIFDKSDPEKGVVSETVWECDGNIEDHHKLVIKDFANAVLKKSRPMTGLEESLVIQKIVDAVYISAEENRPVEIK from the coding sequence ATGAAAAAACAAGTCAATATAGGTATTATTGGTTGCGGTGTTATAGGTAAGAAACATATTAAAAATGCTACAGAATCAGAGTTAATGAATGTTACTGCAATAGCAGATGTTCGTGAAGATATTGTCAGTTCTGTAGCGACTGAATTTGGTATTAAGAAGTTTTATACAGATAGTCATGCTCTTATTAATGACCCTGAAGTTGAAGCAGTTGTTGTTGCACTACCGACCGGTATAAGAATGCCGGTTGTTTTAGATGCTATGAAATCCGGTAAACATGTATTAATTGAGAAACCAATTGCCAAAAATGCTGCGGAAGTACAGCAAATGATATCAGCTCGTAATACTAATATTATCGTGGGTTGTTGTTCATCACGATTCCGTCAGCTAAAACCCGCGCAAATTGCAACGGATTTAGTTTCTTCAGGTGTATTAGGTCAAATTAGATTAGTTCGTTGTCGCGGAGTTAGTGCGGCAGGAGAACCCCCTAAAAAGCCGCCAATTCCCTGGCGATACAGTAAAAAATTAAATAGCGGCGGTATTTTTGTTAACTGGGGTTGCTATGACTTGGATTATATTTTAGGTATTTTAGGGTGGAAACTTAAACCAAGAAAAGTTTTAGCACATATGTGGTATATTCAGCCGCAGTATAAATTATATGTTGCTGAAGGGTCTGATGCAGAGACACATATTGTTGCTTTGATTACTTGTGATGACGGTACTGTAATCGAGTTAGAACGTGGAGAATATCTTACTACCCAAAGTGAAGATGTATGTCAGATAATTGGTACAAAAGGTTCACTTCGCTTACAAATGGTGGTAGATGAGAAAACAAAAATTATTTTTGATAAATCAGACCCTGAGAAAGGGGTTGTCTCAGAAACTGTCTGGGAATGCGATGGTAATATTGAAGACCATCATAAACTTGTAATAAAAGATTTTGCTAATGCTGTCCTTAAAAAAAGCCGTCCGATGACAGGTCTTGAAGAATCATTAGTAATCCAGAAAATTGTTGATGCAGTATATATATCAGCAGAAGAAAACCGCCCGGTAGAAATTAAGTAA
- a CDS encoding AraC family transcriptional regulator, with the protein MKPNKHHFPFPEKDFPFFISTTIADNTRSKFYHLHPFTLEFHYFRFGNGFYFIKDKRYPIKPKSLFIIHGNDIHTYIKAKNPLAVSKTTLFFSNSLLKSFPSLQPLMENIITCHKNFSHQIHINEKEIIDVEFIVDILQKEWNSKGYNYREIIKTALVLFLMLVKRCKFNEKNVIGSVEKHNPIIDEILDYIDKHLKEHITLSNVSEHVGYSPNYVSHLFNKFTGLGLNEFIDNKRVLEAKRILETDHSKKIISVAFEVGFINLSTFNLNFKRLTGTAPSLYRNFFTSIRK; encoded by the coding sequence ATGAAGCCGAATAAACATCATTTTCCTTTCCCGGAAAAAGATTTTCCTTTTTTCATATCAACGACAATTGCTGATAATACCCGGAGCAAATTTTATCATCTTCATCCATTTACTCTGGAATTTCATTATTTTCGTTTTGGTAATGGATTCTATTTTATTAAAGATAAACGCTATCCTATAAAACCTAAATCATTGTTTATCATTCACGGGAATGATATTCATACATATATAAAAGCCAAAAATCCGCTTGCAGTAAGTAAAACTACTTTGTTTTTTTCAAATTCCTTATTAAAAAGTTTTCCTTCGCTCCAACCTCTCATGGAAAACATTATCACATGCCACAAAAACTTCTCACACCAGATACATATTAATGAAAAAGAGATAATAGATGTAGAATTTATTGTAGATATACTACAGAAAGAATGGAACAGTAAAGGATACAATTATCGGGAAATTATAAAAACTGCACTTGTATTATTTTTAATGTTAGTAAAAAGATGTAAGTTTAACGAGAAAAACGTTATCGGTTCTGTTGAAAAACATAATCCTATAATTGACGAAATATTAGATTATATAGACAAACACCTTAAAGAACATATAACTCTTTCAAATGTATCGGAACATGTAGGTTATTCTCCTAATTATGTAAGTCATTTATTTAATAAATTTACCGGTTTAGGATTGAATGAATTTATAGATAACAAAAGAGTACTTGAAGCGAAGCGTATTCTGGAGACAGACCATAGTAAAAAGATAATTTCTGTTGCTTTTGAAGTAGGTTTTATAAACCTGAGTACTTTTAATCTGAACTTTAAGCGTCTTACCGGCACAGCCCCTTCCCTATATCGTAATTTTTTCACATCTATTCGTAAATAA